One segment of Thermoanaerobacter kivui DNA contains the following:
- a CDS encoding IS200/IS605 family accessory protein TnpB-related protein — MIVIQAKLIFPNQQDKQIVLDLLRRWSSCVRYAYKRLLEGYDRKTLKRDLQGIFDLNSRYVDDAIMKARSTLESAKELGKSPRKVIFGGKKLFRKLQKHHLNGKAYKKLKIRWQEKRKGNLYSRGDKSKKGNLNTRIEVRKNGTFLRINVGERKYVYAKIEAGYKKNKKRKELLQEIAQSNIPYSVELKLKNGSICAYFAIEEEYPEIKITKEKGIIGIDVNAYPDNISWAEVDEKGNLISYSSIPMPELASGNSDKREYFRWQYAHEIVKIAKEKRKAIVIEKLDIKNKGEKGDFSGKKSRRIRHNFSYKSLLKKIKILAKKEGIEVIEVNPSYTSIIGMLKYAPQYMITKDIAAAYVIARRGLGREEKIPDNYIKFLNALTIDELEELKKHVKKTVRNKQLKKKHLKEIKKAVEFLQSLESEPGRVLKPLDGTSFSAHDFWQVLKVAVVTPLSPEKVPRDFSALKKLLIQGKWGDP, encoded by the coding sequence ATGATAGTGATACAGGCTAAACTCATTTTTCCAAATCAACAAGACAAACAAATAGTATTAGATCTTCTGAGAAGATGGTCATCCTGCGTAAGATACGCATACAAAAGGCTTCTAGAAGGTTATGATAGAAAAACATTAAAAAGAGACCTTCAGGGAATATTTGACTTAAACTCAAGATATGTAGATGATGCAATAATGAAAGCAAGGAGTACACTGGAATCTGCGAAAGAACTAGGTAAAAGTCCAAGAAAAGTCATTTTTGGCGGGAAAAAACTGTTTAGAAAACTTCAAAAACATCATTTAAATGGTAAAGCATATAAAAAATTAAAAATTAGGTGGCAGGAGAAAAGAAAAGGAAATCTCTATTCAAGAGGGGATAAAAGCAAAAAAGGAAATCTCAACACAAGAATAGAAGTAAGAAAAAACGGCACTTTCTTAAGGATAAATGTAGGGGAAAGAAAATATGTATACGCCAAAATAGAAGCAGGCTACAAAAAGAATAAAAAAAGAAAAGAACTCCTGCAGGAAATTGCCCAATCAAACATACCATACTCTGTAGAACTAAAACTCAAAAATGGCAGCATATGCGCCTATTTTGCCATTGAAGAAGAATATCCAGAAATAAAAATAACAAAAGAAAAAGGAATCATAGGAATAGATGTGAACGCATATCCGGACAACATATCATGGGCAGAGGTAGATGAAAAAGGAAATCTAATAAGCTATAGCAGTATACCGATGCCGGAACTTGCAAGCGGCAATTCAGATAAAAGAGAGTATTTCAGATGGCAGTATGCTCATGAGATAGTAAAGATAGCAAAAGAAAAAAGAAAAGCAATAGTAATTGAAAAATTAGACATAAAAAACAAAGGAGAAAAAGGAGACTTTTCAGGCAAAAAGTCAAGGAGAATAAGACATAACTTTAGCTACAAATCCCTTTTAAAAAAGATAAAAATTTTAGCAAAAAAGGAAGGGATAGAAGTAATAGAAGTCAATCCTTCTTACACCTCAATAATAGGCATGTTAAAATATGCGCCGCAGTACATGATAACAAAAGACATAGCAGCAGCTTACGTAATAGCAAGAAGAGGATTAGGCAGAGAAGAAAAGATACCAGACAATTATATAAAGTTTCTTAACGCACTAACTATAGATGAATTAGAAGAATTAAAAAAGCATGTAAAGAAAACAGTCAGGAACAAGCAGTTGAAGAAAAAACACTTAAAAGAGATAAAGAAAGCGGTAGAATTTCTACAAAGCCTTGAGAGTGAGCCAGGAAGGGTACTAAAACCTCTGGATGGAACAAGTTTTAGTGCCCATGATTTCTGGCAAGTTCTCAAGGTAGCGGTGGTAACTCCACTCTCCCCTGAGAAGGTGCCAAGAGACTTCTCTGCCCTAAAAAAGCTGTTAATTCAGGGCAAGTGGGGAGACCCATAA
- a CDS encoding cell wall hydrolase, giving the protein MKNKILKIAVAYLMIFIMIFGGITSAYAYDKIHVVSKGESLYLIAKWYGSDVNSIKEANGNWSDLIYPGEKLVVPVNENSAYYNYFVDRYLIAKMIYAEARGESFEGQVAVGAVILNRVKSGIFPNTVAGVIYQPDAFESVANGEFFNHEPDLTAFKAADAALAGWDPTGGALYFFNPATSTSWWIWTRTITNVIGHHWFGI; this is encoded by the coding sequence ATGAAGAATAAAATTTTGAAAATTGCTGTAGCATATTTAATGATATTTATAATGATATTTGGAGGAATTACTTCGGCGTACGCTTACGACAAAATCCACGTTGTTTCAAAAGGTGAATCGTTATATTTAATAGCTAAGTGGTATGGCAGTGATGTAAATAGCATAAAAGAGGCAAATGGGAATTGGAGCGACTTAATATATCCGGGTGAAAAATTGGTTGTGCCAGTAAATGAAAATAGCGCTTATTACAATTATTTTGTGGACAGGTATCTAATTGCAAAAATGATTTACGCTGAAGCTCGAGGAGAAAGCTTTGAAGGTCAGGTAGCTGTAGGTGCGGTGATTTTAAATAGAGTAAAAAGTGGTATTTTCCCTAACACTGTGGCAGGAGTTATATATCAGCCAGATGCTTTTGAATCTGTGGCAAACGGAGAATTTTTCAATCATGAACCTGACCTTACAGCTTTTAAAGCGGCAGATGCAGCTTTAGCCGGATGGGACCCAACAGGAGGAGCGTTGTATTTCTTCAATCCAGCTACTTCAACTTCTTGGTGGATATGGACAAGGACAATTACAAATGTAATCGGACACCACTGGTTTGGAATATAG
- a CDS encoding Mur ligase family protein produces MKNILIGGSRGKTTISKFIFHCVNPKEAYIQEFTEQNKKVDILIISNICEKDDFKKLKNYVAKNLANNIIINADDKNVNKLFMEDINSTLITCGMNPKSSITASSIVYEEGGYKFNYCVQRSFFNLRGELIEPMEIPVEIKMYGQYNIYNSLFVITVLLLLGYEIEDIKNAIKGFKNDGNFEILYDGNFKVMFHYARKQVDFINAFNALCDVSYENLYLLLRREDKEMLKSVLESNKDLLNIKEIIDIDENNFYSYDRYIEDIGENGLFLAIGNFKEGFSKTFLNYIHNLS; encoded by the coding sequence ATGAAAAATATTCTAATCGGTGGCAGCAGAGGGAAAACCACAATTTCAAAATTTATATTCCATTGTGTTAATCCAAAAGAAGCTTATATACAAGAGTTTACGGAACAAAACAAAAAAGTTGACATTTTAATTATTTCTAATATTTGCGAGAAAGATGATTTTAAGAAATTAAAAAATTATGTTGCTAAGAATTTGGCTAACAACATCATAATTAATGCGGATGATAAAAATGTAAACAAGCTTTTTATGGAGGACATAAATTCCACTCTTATAACATGTGGCATGAATCCCAAGTCCTCTATCACTGCTTCTTCTATAGTATATGAAGAAGGCGGTTATAAGTTTAACTATTGTGTCCAAAGGTCTTTTTTTAATTTAAGAGGTGAATTGATAGAGCCCATGGAAATACCTGTTGAAATAAAAATGTATGGACAGTATAATATATATAACTCGTTGTTTGTAATAACCGTTTTATTGCTTTTAGGCTATGAAATTGAGGATATAAAAAATGCTATTAAGGGCTTTAAAAATGATGGCAATTTTGAAATACTGTACGATGGTAATTTTAAAGTGATGTTTCACTATGCTCGTAAACAAGTAGATTTTATTAATGCTTTTAATGCTCTTTGTGATGTTTCTTATGAAAACTTATATCTTTTGTTGAGAAGAGAGGATAAAGAAATGTTAAAAAGTGTTTTAGAAAGCAACAAAGATTTATTGAATATTAAAGAAATTATTGATATAGATGAAAATAACTTTTATTCTTATGATCGCTATATTGAAGATATTGGAGAAAATGGTTTGTTTTTAGCGATAGGGAACTTTAAAGAAGGTTTTAGCAAAACTTTTTTAAATTACATCCATAACCTGTCATAA
- a CDS encoding single-stranded DNA-binding protein encodes MAGNFLENNAVVVVGKIFTDFEYSHELYGEQFFNFILEVPRLSETKDYLPITISNRLFEGMNLQVGTRVKIEGQLRSYNRKSPEEGKNKLILTIFARDIMVLPEDEIVKNPNEIFLDGFICKKPVYRTTPFGREITDLLIAVNRPYNKSDYIPVIAWGRNARFSEKLEVGDRIRLWGRVQSREYQKKINDEVVTKIAYEVSITRMEVVEKETQKS; translated from the coding sequence ATGGCAGGGAACTTTTTGGAAAACAATGCAGTTGTAGTAGTGGGAAAGATATTTACAGATTTCGAATACAGCCATGAGTTATATGGGGAGCAGTTTTTTAATTTTATTTTAGAAGTGCCAAGGCTGAGCGAAACTAAGGATTATCTTCCGATTACTATTTCTAACAGGTTATTTGAAGGTATGAATTTACAAGTGGGAACAAGGGTAAAAATTGAGGGGCAATTGAGGTCATACAATAGAAAATCTCCAGAAGAAGGGAAAAATAAGCTGATTTTGACCATATTTGCCCGAGACATAATGGTATTGCCAGAAGATGAAATAGTAAAGAATCCGAATGAAATTTTTTTAGATGGCTTTATTTGCAAAAAACCTGTTTATAGAACAACTCCCTTTGGAAGAGAGATAACTGATTTGCTTATTGCTGTAAATAGGCCTTATAACAAATCCGACTACATACCTGTTATAGCATGGGGGAGGAACGCTAGATTTTCTGAAAAATTAGAAGTAGGAGATCGAATACGGTTATGGGGAAGAGTACAGAGCAGGGAATACCAGAAAAAGATTAACGATGAAGTGGTTACAAAAATCGCTTATGAGGTTTCTATTACGAGGATGGAAGTAGTTGAAAAGGAAACCCAAAAGAGTTAG
- a CDS encoding cob(I)yrinic acid a,c-diamide adenosyltransferase gives MERGLIQVYTGDGKGKTTASIGLGIRAVGRGFKVYMVQFLKETDTGELHTLKNIENFKVFRFQSSDKFFWTLNEEEKKVLAKEMKKAYEFVVDVLENKKCDVLILDEIMAAIHSKMYTVEDVLKLIEIKPKEIELVLTGRSAPQEIIEKADLVTEMKAIKHPFERGIPARYGIEY, from the coding sequence TTGGAAAGAGGACTTATACAAGTTTATACTGGAGATGGTAAAGGAAAGACTACAGCTTCTATTGGGCTTGGCATAAGGGCAGTGGGCAGAGGCTTTAAAGTTTATATGGTGCAGTTTTTAAAAGAAACAGATACAGGAGAACTTCATACACTTAAGAATATTGAAAATTTTAAAGTTTTTAGGTTTCAATCTTCAGATAAATTCTTTTGGACGTTAAATGAAGAAGAGAAAAAAGTTCTTGCAAAAGAAATGAAAAAGGCTTATGAATTTGTTGTAGATGTGTTGGAAAACAAAAAATGCGATGTGCTTATTTTAGATGAGATAATGGCAGCTATACATAGTAAGATGTACACTGTGGAGGATGTACTAAAATTAATAGAAATAAAACCCAAAGAGATAGAACTTGTTTTGACGGGTAGAAGTGCTCCTCAAGAAATTATTGAAAAAGCAGACTTGGTTACAGAGATGAAAGCGATTAAACATCCTTTTGAAAGGGGAATACCGGCGAGATACGGAATAGAATATTAA
- the dapD gene encoding 2,3,4,5-tetrahydropyridine-2,6-dicarboxylate N-acetyltransferase, translating into MNTNDNLTTPYEIARYIKEAKKSTPVRAYIQGNIEIEETEELEVYGCDNFKVVFGELYVVEKLIEANKDKIKHYRLEYDRRNSAIPLLDIKHLDARIEPGAIIRDKVKIGKNAVIMMGAVINIGAEIGENSMIDMNAVIGARGIIGKNVHVGAGAVIAGVLEPPSSVPVVLEDNVLVGANAVILEGVRVGHGAVVAAGSVVTEDVPPNTVVAGVPAKIVKIVGDKTREKTKLMEDLRG; encoded by the coding sequence TTGAACACAAATGATAACTTGACAACCCCTTATGAAATTGCAAGATACATCAAAGAAGCAAAAAAATCCACACCTGTTAGGGCTTACATACAAGGGAATATAGAGATTGAAGAAACCGAAGAATTGGAAGTATATGGCTGTGACAACTTTAAAGTCGTCTTTGGTGAATTGTACGTCGTCGAAAAATTGATTGAAGCAAATAAAGATAAAATAAAACATTATCGCTTAGAGTATGATCGCAGAAATTCTGCAATTCCTTTGCTGGATATTAAGCATCTTGATGCAAGAATAGAACCAGGTGCAATAATTAGAGATAAAGTAAAAATAGGCAAAAACGCTGTGATAATGATGGGTGCAGTAATAAACATAGGTGCAGAAATTGGTGAAAACTCTATGATAGACATGAACGCAGTAATAGGAGCCAGAGGAATTATAGGCAAAAACGTCCATGTAGGAGCTGGAGCTGTCATAGCAGGAGTGTTAGAACCCCCCAGCAGTGTACCAGTTGTGCTTGAAGATAACGTACTTGTCGGGGCAAATGCAGTTATATTAGAAGGAGTAAGAGTAGGTCATGGCGCTGTTGTTGCAGCAGGATCAGTTGTGACAGAAGATGTACCACCTAACACAGTAGTCGCAGGAGTTCCGGCAAAAATTGTAAAAATAGTAGGCGACAAAACCCGTGAAAAGACAAAACTCATGGAGGACTTAAGAGGTTAA
- the dapB gene encoding 4-hydroxy-tetrahydrodipicolinate reductase — MIKIIIHGCNGKMGKVIAKLAAESPDFKVVAGVDKNTSPLDFPVYSDLKEVKEEADVVIDFSYHEAVPDMVKAAAQKKLPVVIATTGLSEEELKVIEEASKEIPIFKSANMSLGVNILINLVKEAAKILQQDFDIEIIEKHHNMKKDAPSGTALMIADAINQVLNDKKEYVYGRHTKTEQRKPNELGIHAVRGGTIVGEHQVIFAGHDEVITISHSAQSREIFGYGALKAAKFIINQNPGLYNMEDLVKKG; from the coding sequence ATGATTAAAATAATAATTCACGGTTGCAATGGAAAAATGGGAAAAGTCATAGCAAAATTGGCAGCAGAAAGTCCCGATTTCAAAGTCGTAGCAGGAGTAGATAAAAACACTTCTCCTCTCGATTTTCCTGTTTACAGCGATTTAAAAGAAGTAAAAGAAGAAGCAGATGTAGTAATTGACTTTTCATACCATGAAGCTGTGCCTGATATGGTCAAAGCCGCCGCTCAAAAGAAACTTCCTGTAGTCATAGCTACAACAGGACTCAGTGAAGAAGAATTAAAAGTTATAGAAGAAGCATCAAAAGAAATACCGATTTTTAAATCTGCAAATATGTCACTTGGAGTAAATATACTTATAAACCTCGTAAAAGAAGCTGCAAAAATCTTACAGCAAGACTTTGACATAGAAATAATAGAAAAGCATCACAACATGAAAAAAGATGCCCCAAGTGGTACTGCTTTGATGATCGCCGATGCCATAAACCAAGTACTAAATGATAAAAAAGAATACGTATATGGACGTCATACCAAAACTGAACAGAGAAAACCAAACGAACTAGGGATACACGCAGTAAGGGGCGGCACAATTGTAGGTGAGCACCAAGTCATTTTTGCAGGTCACGATGAAGTAATCACCATAAGTCACTCTGCCCAATCCCGCGAAATTTTTGGTTATGGCGCTTTAAAAGCTGCAAAATTCATAATAAATCAAAACCCTGGATTATACAACATGGAAGACCTTGTAAAGAAAGGATGA
- the dapA gene encoding 4-hydroxy-tetrahydrodipicolinate synthase, translating into MPVFKGSGVAIVTPFNEKGVNFEKLGELIEWHIKEGTDAIIICGTTGEASTMTQEEQQAAIKFTVEKVAGRIPVIAGTGSNNTAHAVEMSEYAQSVGADALLVITPYYNKTTQKGLVAHFTEIARHVDIPIIVYNVPSRTSLNMQPETFLEISKHVDNVVGVKEASGDIVQVAEIARIMGKSFEIYSGNDDQVIPIMSLGGLGVISVTANIIPAKIHEMTIAYLNGDIEKARDMQLELNPLNRALFIETNPIPVKTAMNLMGFNVGPLRLPLVEMSDKNLEYLKSVLAKYGLLKEAH; encoded by the coding sequence ATGCCTGTTTTTAAAGGTTCGGGCGTCGCCATTGTCACCCCTTTTAACGAAAAAGGTGTAAATTTCGAAAAGCTTGGCGAGCTTATAGAATGGCATATAAAAGAAGGAACTGATGCTATCATCATATGTGGTACCACTGGTGAAGCCTCCACAATGACACAAGAAGAGCAACAAGCGGCAATTAAATTTACAGTAGAGAAAGTTGCCGGAAGAATACCGGTAATTGCAGGGACTGGTTCTAACAACACCGCCCACGCTGTTGAAATGAGTGAGTACGCTCAATCTGTAGGCGCTGATGCTCTTTTAGTTATAACACCTTATTACAACAAAACGACACAAAAAGGATTAGTGGCTCACTTTACCGAAATAGCAAGGCATGTAGATATACCTATTATCGTCTATAATGTTCCCAGCAGAACCTCCCTCAATATGCAGCCTGAAACCTTCCTTGAAATAAGTAAACATGTAGACAATGTAGTAGGTGTAAAAGAAGCCAGCGGTGACATCGTACAGGTAGCTGAAATTGCCCGCATTATGGGTAAATCTTTTGAAATATACTCAGGAAATGACGACCAAGTAATACCAATAATGTCTTTAGGAGGGCTGGGCGTAATATCTGTTACAGCAAACATAATTCCTGCAAAAATACATGAAATGACAATCGCTTACTTAAACGGAGATATTGAAAAAGCAAGAGACATGCAGTTAGAACTTAATCCATTAAACAGAGCTCTTTTCATAGAAACAAATCCTATACCTGTAAAGACTGCTATGAACTTAATGGGATTCAATGTAGGACCTTTGCGTCTCCCATTGGTTGAAATGAGTGATAAAAACTTAGAATATTTGAAATCTGTTCTTGCAAAATATGGTTTATTGAAGGAGGCTCATTAA
- a CDS encoding aspartate-semialdehyde dehydrogenase, which translates to MGVNVAIVGATGMVGRTFLKVMEDRNFPVDQLYLFASSKSAGQKITFRGNEYIVEELTEESFKRDIQIALFSAGATISKHFAPIAASHGIVVIDNSSAWRMDENVPLVVPEVNPEDISWHKGIIANPNCSTIQMVVPLKPLHDKYKIKRIVVSTYQAVSGAGKKGVDDLERSLRGEPCQVFPHPIANNCIPHIDSFTPNGYTKEELKMINETKKIMGDSSIKVSPTTVRVPVANSHSESVNVEFARPYEMKELIEILKNAPGVVVEDDPQNNIYPLATYASGRDKVFVGRIRRDETVYSGLNMWIVADNIRKGAATNAVQIAELLIKNM; encoded by the coding sequence ATGGGAGTTAATGTAGCAATTGTAGGAGCTACCGGAATGGTAGGAAGGACTTTTCTTAAAGTAATGGAAGACAGAAATTTCCCTGTTGACCAACTTTATCTATTTGCTTCTTCAAAATCTGCAGGACAAAAAATCACATTTAGAGGTAATGAATACATTGTAGAAGAACTTACTGAAGAAAGCTTTAAAAGAGACATTCAAATCGCTCTTTTTTCCGCTGGTGCAACTATAAGTAAACACTTTGCGCCAATAGCAGCATCTCATGGAATAGTAGTTATAGATAATTCCAGCGCTTGGAGAATGGACGAAAACGTACCTTTGGTTGTCCCTGAAGTAAATCCGGAGGACATTTCATGGCACAAAGGAATAATAGCAAATCCAAATTGCTCTACCATTCAAATGGTAGTTCCTTTAAAACCGCTTCACGACAAATATAAAATAAAGAGAATAGTTGTATCAACTTATCAAGCAGTATCCGGAGCAGGCAAAAAAGGCGTAGATGACCTTGAAAGAAGCTTAAGAGGAGAACCATGCCAAGTATTCCCTCACCCTATTGCAAATAACTGCATTCCACACATAGACTCCTTTACACCAAACGGATACACAAAAGAAGAATTAAAGATGATAAACGAAACCAAGAAGATCATGGGAGATAGTTCAATAAAGGTATCTCCAACAACAGTAAGAGTACCTGTTGCAAACTCTCACAGTGAGTCTGTCAACGTAGAATTTGCAAGACCTTATGAAATGAAAGAATTAATAGAAATTTTAAAAAATGCCCCAGGCGTTGTTGTAGAAGACGACCCACAAAACAACATTTATCCCCTTGCAACCTATGCCTCAGGGCGAGACAAAGTTTTTGTCGGCAGAATAAGAAGAGATGAAACAGTTTACAGCGGTCTGAACATGTGGATTGTAGCCGACAACATAAGAAAAGGAGCGGCTACAAACGCTGTTCAAATAGCAGAACTTTTAATCAAAAATATGTGA
- the glnA gene encoding type I glutamate--ammonia ligase has protein sequence MGKKYSKEDVLKLANEYGVEYVHLQFSDIFGVMKNVSIPVEELNKALNNEIMFDGSSIDGFVRIEESDMYLRPDPDTFVIFPWRTNSGVEARLICDIYNYDGTPFEGDPRYVLKRNLEEAKKLGYQFNVGPECEFYLFLTDEKGNLTTITQDNASYFDMAPVDLGESARKEMVSTLKQLGFQIEASHHEVGPGQHEIDFKYDDALTTADNVMTFKMVVRIIAQKHGLHATFMPKPVFGIAGSGMHMNMSLTKDGKNAFYDLSDPIGLSKVCYNYIGGIIKHAKAMTAITNPIVNSYKRLVSGYEAPVNIAWSARNRSPLIRIPAKRGESTRIELRSPDPTSNPYLALAVALAAGLDGIKNNITPPPPVNANIYHMNKEELENLGIERLPGSLEEALNELEKDEVIKEALGDHVYTKFLEAKRAEWDEYKIYVTQWELDQYLSKF, from the coding sequence ATGGGTAAAAAATATAGCAAAGAGGATGTTTTAAAACTGGCAAATGAGTATGGAGTGGAATATGTACATCTTCAATTCAGTGACATCTTTGGAGTCATGAAAAATGTTTCTATCCCAGTAGAAGAACTAAATAAAGCTCTCAACAATGAAATTATGTTTGACGGATCTTCAATTGACGGATTTGTGAGAATCGAAGAATCAGACATGTATTTAAGGCCGGATCCTGATACGTTTGTGATCTTCCCATGGAGGACAAACTCTGGTGTAGAGGCAAGACTCATATGTGATATTTACAATTACGATGGAACTCCCTTTGAAGGAGACCCTCGCTATGTTTTAAAAAGAAATTTAGAAGAGGCGAAGAAATTAGGTTATCAATTTAATGTAGGGCCTGAATGCGAGTTTTATCTCTTTTTGACGGATGAAAAGGGTAATCTTACAACAATAACTCAAGATAATGCAAGCTATTTTGATATGGCACCTGTAGATTTAGGAGAAAGCGCAAGAAAAGAAATGGTATCCACTCTTAAGCAACTAGGGTTTCAAATTGAAGCATCTCATCATGAAGTAGGACCAGGACAACATGAGATAGATTTCAAATATGACGATGCATTAACTACTGCTGACAATGTGATGACTTTTAAAATGGTGGTAAGAATAATTGCTCAAAAACATGGGTTACACGCCACCTTTATGCCAAAACCAGTTTTTGGCATTGCGGGTTCTGGAATGCATATGAACATGTCACTTACAAAAGATGGTAAAAATGCTTTTTATGACCTTTCTGACCCTATAGGGCTAAGTAAAGTATGTTATAACTATATAGGAGGAATTATAAAACATGCAAAAGCTATGACAGCTATTACTAACCCTATTGTTAATTCTTATAAACGCCTAGTTTCAGGCTATGAAGCTCCTGTAAATATTGCTTGGTCTGCAAGAAACAGAAGTCCTTTAATACGAATTCCTGCCAAAAGAGGAGAATCTACAAGGATAGAACTTAGAAGTCCTGATCCAACCAGCAATCCTTATCTTGCTTTGGCTGTTGCATTGGCAGCAGGATTAGATGGTATAAAGAATAATATAACACCGCCACCACCTGTAAATGCAAATATATACCATATGAATAAAGAAGAATTAGAAAACTTAGGAATTGAAAGACTGCCAGGCTCTTTAGAAGAAGCTTTAAACGAGTTAGAAAAGGATGAAGTTATAAAAGAAGCATTAGGCGATCATGTGTATACAAAATTCTTGGAGGCTAAAAGAGCAGAATGGGATGAGTACAAAATATACGTTACTCAATGGGAATTAGATCAATATCTATCTAAATTCTAA
- a CDS encoding ANTAR domain-containing response regulator, translating to MSQWRIVLADSSDLSRQFIKNVLLANGHLVYEARDGGSAIRLCRALAPDLVIADLNLTNMNGFEIGRIINEADIAPVILMTPTLSRDFIEEVRKYSVFSYLLKPIDRTVLLATVEFVIENYKKFRSMKEEIQKLKHELEARKKIEKAKGYIMKAKGLSEDEAYKTMRKMSMDLSIPMEIIADMILKEYQEYKT from the coding sequence ATGAGCCAATGGCGAATTGTTTTGGCAGACAGCAGCGATTTGTCTCGGCAGTTCATAAAGAATGTGTTATTAGCGAATGGACACTTGGTTTATGAAGCGAGAGATGGCGGAAGTGCTATAAGGCTTTGTCGCGCTCTCGCTCCTGATTTAGTTATAGCGGATTTGAATCTTACTAACATGAATGGTTTTGAAATTGGACGCATTATAAATGAAGCAGATATAGCCCCTGTAATTTTGATGACACCTACTCTTTCAAGAGATTTTATCGAAGAAGTAAGAAAATACTCTGTATTTTCTTATCTATTAAAACCTATAGACAGAACGGTGCTTTTAGCGACAGTGGAATTTGTCATAGAAAATTACAAAAAATTTAGAAGTATGAAAGAAGAAATTCAAAAATTAAAGCATGAACTTGAAGCGAGAAAAAAGATTGAAAAAGCAAAAGGGTATATTATGAAAGCTAAAGGATTGAGTGAGGATGAGGCTTATAAAACTATGAGGAAGATGAGCATGGATTTGTCTATTCCAATGGAGATAATAGCTGACATGATTTTAAAAGAGTATCAAGAATATAAGACGTAA
- the iadA gene encoding beta-aspartyl-peptidase, producing MFLLLKGGEVYSPEPLGRKDILICNGKILKIADEIKATNEFGNVETVDLKGFIVVPGFIDQHVHIAGGGGEGGPITRTPEIKLSDIIKGGITTVVGLLGADGITRSMASLLAKARALEQEGITTYIYTGAYELPTRTLTGSVRSDLVLIDKVIGTGEIAISDHRSAQPTIEDLTKLAAEARVGGLLGNKPGVVHLHVGDGIRGLTPIFEIVKNTEIPITQFVPTHINRIGHLFEQGLKFIEMGGVIDLTSDIKPDAHTKTALTPKEAIKKIVENKLPIEKVTMSSDSNGSIPVFDENKRLVKVMVGSAQTLYRDLREVIVEGILPIEQAIKIITENVAKVLNLYPNKGCIKEKSDGDIVILDNNLNIHSVIAKGRFMINEKKSVKKGMFEE from the coding sequence ATGTTTTTGCTTTTAAAAGGTGGAGAAGTGTACTCTCCTGAACCTTTGGGAAGAAAAGACATACTGATATGCAACGGTAAAATACTAAAAATCGCAGATGAAATAAAAGCCACCAATGAGTTTGGCAATGTAGAAACAGTAGATTTAAAAGGCTTCATTGTAGTTCCCGGTTTTATTGACCAACATGTACACATAGCAGGAGGCGGCGGAGAAGGAGGACCTATCACAAGAACTCCAGAAATAAAGCTTTCTGACATTATAAAAGGCGGCATTACCACAGTCGTAGGCCTTTTAGGAGCTGATGGAATAACCCGAAGCATGGCCTCACTTCTTGCAAAAGCGCGAGCATTAGAACAAGAAGGCATAACTACATACATTTACACAGGAGCTTATGAACTTCCCACTCGAACTTTAACAGGAAGTGTAAGATCTGATTTAGTTTTAATAGATAAAGTTATAGGAACTGGCGAAATAGCCATTTCAGACCACAGGTCTGCACAACCAACTATTGAAGACTTGACAAAACTTGCTGCAGAAGCGAGAGTCGGTGGACTTTTAGGCAATAAGCCCGGAGTAGTTCACCTCCACGTTGGAGATGGGATAAGAGGGCTCACTCCTATTTTTGAGATAGTAAAAAATACAGAAATACCTATTACGCAATTTGTCCCGACTCATATAAACAGAATAGGACACCTTTTTGAGCAAGGATTGAAATTTATAGAAATGGGTGGCGTAATTGACCTTACTTCTGATATAAAGCCGGACGCCCACACAAAAACTGCTTTAACACCAAAAGAAGCAATTAAAAAAATCGTAGAAAACAAATTACCTATAGAAAAAGTCACTATGAGCTCTGATAGCAATGGTAGCATTCCTGTATTTGATGAAAATAAGCGATTGGTAAAGGTTATGGTGGGAAGTGCACAAACTCTATACCGCGATTTAAGAGAAGTTATAGTGGAAGGGATACTGCCAATAGAACAAGCAATTAAGATAATAACAGAAAATGTAGCAAAAGTATTAAATCTGTATCCTAATAAAGGCTGTATCAAAGAAAAGTCAGACGGAGACATTGTAATATTAGACAATAACTTAAACATTCACTCTGTCATTGCAAAGGGAAGATTCATGATAAATGAGAAGAAATCAGTTAAAAAAGGCATGTTTGAAGAATAA